TCATCAAGCATGTGCTCGCCTTTTTCGCGGCAAGCGATGGCATAGTGAATGAAAACCTCGCGGTGAATTTCATGCGTGAAGTGCAGTGGCCTGAAGCCCGCTGTTTTTACGGTTTTCAAATCATGATTGAGAATATTCATTCTGAAACCTACTCTCTTTTAATTGATACCTATATAAAAGATCAGAAAGACAAAAATTATTTGTTCCATGCCGTTGACACCGTTCCATGTGTAGGCAAAAAAGCAGACTGGGCAATGAAATTTATCGGCAGCGGAAGTTTTGCAGAACGCCTCATCGCCTTTGCAGCCGTAGAAGGAATTTTCTTTTCAGGAAGTTTCTGTTCTATTTTCTGGCTGAAGAAAAGAGGATTGATGCCGGGATTAAGTTTTGCTAATGAATTGATTTCACGAGATGAAGGTTTGCATTGCGATTTCGCTTGTTTGCTTTATTCCAAATTGAAAAATCAATTACCGAAAGAACGAGTAGCTGAAATCATCACCAGCGCTGTAACTATTGAGCATGAGTTTGTACGCGATGCAATTCCGGTAAAGCTGATCGGAATGAATGCCGACATGATGTGCCAGTACATTGAATTTGTGGCTGACCGTTTGCTTGCCGAGCTCGGTTGTGAAAAGATTTACAACGCAACGAATCCGTTTGACTTCATGGAAATGATTTCATTGCAGGGCAAGACAAACTTTTTTGAGAAGCGTGTTGCAGAATATCAGAAAGCAGGCGTTCGCGGAGAAAAGAAAGACAATGTTTTTTCGCTGGACGAAGAATTCTAAAAACCAAGTATAATGTATGA
This region of Bacteroidota bacterium genomic DNA includes:
- a CDS encoding ribonucleotide-diphosphate reductase subunit beta; translation: MSNTTEPLLQENKDRFVLFPIQHNDIWDMYKKAEASFWTAEEIDLSPDLQDWENKLNNDEKHFIKHVLAFFAASDGIVNENLAVNFMREVQWPEARCFYGFQIMIENIHSETYSLLIDTYIKDQKDKNYLFHAVDTVPCVGKKADWAMKFIGSGSFAERLIAFAAVEGIFFSGSFCSIFWLKKRGLMPGLSFANELISRDEGLHCDFACLLYSKLKNQLPKERVAEIITSAVTIEHEFVRDAIPVKLIGMNADMMCQYIEFVADRLLAELGCEKIYNATNPFDFMEMISLQGKTNFFEKRVAEYQKAGVRGEKKDNVFSLDEEF